Proteins co-encoded in one Actinomadura luteofluorescens genomic window:
- the manA gene encoding mannose-6-phosphate isomerase, class I encodes MPLPLTTAIRPYDWGSRTALPELLGVEPTGRPQAELWAGAHPAAPSRVDGTPLGALIDRDPAGMLGAACVDRFGPTLPYLLKVLAVERPLSLQVHPTMAQAEAGFAREEAQGIPVDDPARTYKDPFHKPEMVCALTEFHGLCGFRDPAETAALLEGLKVPELDPWIGTLRAEPPAEALRTVLTQMLDERSRPLQAAVEPALTGVYADIARAHPGDPGVLAALLLDHVELKPGQALFLDAGVPHSYLGGLAIEVMANSDNVVRCGLTSKHIDVPELMRVVRFVPSRSHRVEPTQDCRYRTAAEEFTLVRHDLSQVPEDLPSGLPQTLLCLEGEARLTARPPLTLGRGEAAFVPAGAPATRLTGHGTLYRVLPGIGS; translated from the coding sequence GTGCCATTGCCGCTGACCACCGCGATCCGTCCCTACGACTGGGGATCGCGGACCGCCCTGCCCGAGCTGCTCGGCGTCGAGCCGACCGGGCGACCGCAGGCCGAGCTGTGGGCGGGCGCGCACCCCGCCGCCCCTTCCCGCGTGGACGGGACGCCCCTCGGCGCCCTCATCGACCGCGACCCGGCCGGCATGCTCGGCGCCGCGTGCGTGGACCGGTTCGGCCCGACGCTGCCCTACCTGCTCAAGGTGCTGGCCGTGGAGAGGCCGCTGTCGCTCCAGGTGCACCCCACCATGGCGCAGGCCGAGGCGGGGTTCGCGCGCGAGGAGGCGCAGGGCATCCCCGTCGACGACCCCGCCCGCACCTACAAGGACCCCTTCCACAAGCCCGAGATGGTCTGCGCCCTCACCGAGTTCCACGGGCTGTGCGGCTTCCGCGACCCCGCCGAGACCGCCGCCCTGCTCGAAGGCCTGAAGGTCCCCGAACTGGACCCGTGGATCGGAACGCTCCGCGCCGAGCCGCCCGCCGAGGCGCTCCGGACCGTCCTCACCCAGATGCTGGACGAGCGCTCCCGGCCGCTCCAGGCCGCGGTCGAACCGGCCCTGACCGGCGTCTACGCCGACATCGCCCGCGCCCACCCCGGCGATCCCGGGGTCCTCGCCGCGCTCCTGCTCGACCACGTGGAGCTCAAGCCCGGCCAGGCCCTCTTCCTGGACGCCGGAGTGCCCCACTCCTACCTGGGCGGCCTCGCGATCGAGGTCATGGCGAACTCCGACAACGTCGTGCGCTGCGGGCTCACCTCCAAGCACATCGACGTCCCCGAGCTGATGCGCGTCGTGCGGTTCGTCCCGTCCAGGTCCCACCGCGTCGAGCCCACGCAGGACTGCCGGTACCGCACGGCCGCCGAGGAGTTCACCCTCGTCCGCCACGACCTCTCGCAGGTCCCCGAGGACCTGCCCTCCGGCCTTCCGCAGACGCTCCTGTGCCTGGAGGGCGAGGCCCGCCTCACCGCGCGGCCGCCCCTGACCCTCGGCCGGGGCGAGGCCGCCTTCGTCCCCGCCGGCGCCCCCGCCACCCGCCTCACCGGACACGGCACGCTCTACCGGGTGCTCCCGGGGATCGGGTCATGA